The following proteins are encoded in a genomic region of Clostridium kluyveri:
- the era gene encoding GTPase Era produces MIKSGFITIIGRPNVGKSTLLNSIMGEKLSIVSCKPQTTRNSIQTILTKDDFQLIFVDTPGIHKPKHKLGNYMVKVAESSVKDVDLILFLITPDVEAGKGDRYILEQLKKENIPVFLVVNKIDENPQEKVAETLKNYSEIFDFAEIIPISALKQKNVKELVELMVKYMPEGPKYYPDDMITDKQEKFVVGEIIREKALRLLSKEVPHGIAVDILSMKKNSNGLYNIEATILCEKESHKGIIIGKKGAMLKKISTYAREDIEKFLDSKVYLEVWVKVKKEWRDSDRLLKELGYK; encoded by the coding sequence ATGATTAAATCAGGATTTATTACAATCATAGGAAGACCTAATGTAGGAAAATCTACATTGTTAAACAGTATTATGGGAGAAAAACTGTCTATTGTATCTTGTAAACCACAGACTACCAGAAATAGTATACAGACTATTTTAACTAAAGATGATTTTCAGTTGATCTTTGTAGATACACCGGGCATACATAAACCTAAACATAAGCTGGGAAATTATATGGTAAAAGTTGCGGAAAGTTCTGTGAAGGATGTGGATTTAATACTCTTTTTAATAACTCCTGATGTAGAAGCTGGAAAAGGAGATAGATATATTTTAGAACAACTTAAAAAGGAAAATATACCTGTATTTTTAGTGGTAAATAAGATAGATGAAAATCCACAGGAAAAAGTAGCTGAGACTCTAAAAAATTATTCAGAGATTTTTGATTTTGCTGAGATTATACCAATATCTGCATTAAAGCAAAAAAATGTGAAGGAACTTGTAGAACTTATGGTAAAGTATATGCCGGAGGGACCTAAATATTATCCGGATGATATGATTACAGATAAACAGGAAAAATTTGTAGTAGGTGAAATTATAAGAGAAAAAGCACTTAGACTTCTTTCAAAAGAAGTTCCTCATGGTATAGCTGTGGATATACTATCTATGAAAAAAAATTCAAATGGATTGTATAATATAGAAGCTACTATACTTTGTGAAAAAGAATCTCATAAGGGAATAATAATAGGGAAAAAAGGAGCTATGCTGAAAAAAATATCTACTTATGCCAGAGAAGATATTGAAAAATTTTTAGATTCAAAGGTTTATTTAGAGGTTTGGGTTAAAGTTAAAAAGGAATGGAGAGATAGTGATAGGCTGTTAAAGGAGTTAGGATATAAATAA
- the recO gene encoding DNA repair protein RecO, with translation MGDDFLAIFKTRAIIIKTQDIKESDKLVWLFTEKLGKISTIAKGSKKSRSPLFSTTLQFCYGDYVVYKGKSLYVINESSLIDSFQDLLNDLNDLTYASYFCELTDIAMDDGESSRELFRYLATSFYLIRSHAVDIETLARTFELKILKTTGYGLNFDYCALCRKKITSFEYLHLQYLGGICRECDKENSMHISYSTCSALKYLSSISMENVYKVVLTKEVKEELYKVLTLIISQNYFRKPKSLDILRNLISFEKNKV, from the coding sequence GTGGGGGATGATTTTCTGGCTATATTTAAAACTAGGGCTATAATTATAAAGACGCAGGATATAAAAGAATCAGATAAGTTAGTATGGCTTTTTACTGAAAAACTTGGTAAAATATCTACTATAGCTAAAGGTTCTAAAAAGAGCAGAAGTCCACTATTTTCTACTACTCTTCAGTTTTGCTATGGAGATTATGTGGTTTATAAAGGGAAAAGTTTGTATGTTATAAATGAAAGTAGTTTAATAGACTCATTTCAAGATTTATTAAATGACTTAAATGATTTAACTTATGCTTCGTATTTTTGTGAACTTACAGATATAGCAATGGATGATGGGGAGAGTAGCAGAGAACTTTTTAGGTATTTGGCTACTTCTTTTTATCTTATAAGAAGTCACGCAGTAGATATTGAAACATTAGCAAGAACTTTTGAATTGAAAATTTTAAAGACTACAGGATATGGACTTAATTTTGACTATTGTGCTTTATGCAGAAAAAAAATAACATCTTTTGAGTATCTACACCTCCAATATTTAGGAGGGATTTGTAGAGAATGTGACAAAGAAAACAGTATGCATATAAGTTATTCTACCTGTAGTGCATTAAAGTACCTGTCTAGTATTTCTATGGAAAATGTGTATAAGGTTGTTTTAACTAAAGAGGTGAAAGAAGAATTATATAAAGTTTTGACACTTATTATTTCTCAAAATTATTTTAGGAAACCTAAAAGTTTAGATATTTTAAGGAATCTTATAAGTTTTGAAAAGAATAAAGTCTAA
- a CDS encoding DUF4342 domain-containing protein has product MSEVTLEKIDIIRERTGVTYSEAKEALEFCDANVVDALIYIEQNKKSYKDNLYTTKDEFLQWIKDLVNKGNVNRIKIKKDDRVVVDIPVNAGIAATLTALVWPPLIAIGILTAVITKVTIEITRDDGTVEIVNKIIKNGVKNTVNDMKDKVYDAASSVKDKFSNKEKEEDKNTYKYTVKFDDIDEEEKEYGGDNEEHKE; this is encoded by the coding sequence ATGAGTGAAGTAACATTAGAAAAAATTGATATTATAAGAGAAAGAACTGGAGTGACTTATTCAGAAGCAAAAGAGGCATTGGAATTTTGTGATGCCAATGTAGTTGATGCACTTATATATATAGAACAAAATAAAAAATCTTATAAAGATAATTTGTACACAACAAAAGATGAATTTCTACAATGGATAAAAGATCTGGTGAATAAGGGAAATGTAAATAGGATAAAAATAAAAAAAGATGACAGAGTAGTAGTGGATATTCCTGTGAATGCAGGTATTGCTGCAACATTAACGGCTCTTGTATGGCCACCACTTATAGCTATAGGTATATTAACTGCTGTAATTACTAAAGTAACTATAGAAATAACTAGAGATGATGGAACAGTAGAGATAGTGAACAAGATAATAAAAAATGGAGTTAAAAATACAGTAAATGATATGAAAGATAAGGTATATGATGCAGCCTCTTCAGTTAAGGATAAATTCTCCAATAAAGAAAAAGAAGAGGATAAGAACACATATAAATATACTGTAAAGTTCGATGATATAGATGAGGAAGAAAAAGAGTATGGCGGGGATAATGAGGAACACAAAGAGTAA
- a CDS encoding helix-turn-helix transcriptional regulator codes for MDIIKLSSRQEKIIELVKEHAPITSGQLANKLNVTRAALRPDLAILTMTGILEAKPKVGYIYSKKPSYSLIYDYIMNIKVKDIMSKPVMLDENTTVYDAIVYLFLNDVGTLFIENKGVLTGAVSRKDFLKIAIGSSDMHKIPVGIIMTRMPNIVFVEKENAAYLAAQKIMEHEVDSLPVVERSYDESNNEILKIIGKVSKTNITRLFVKIGENK; via the coding sequence GTGGACATCATTAAACTATCATCAAGGCAAGAGAAAATAATAGAATTAGTAAAGGAACATGCACCTATAACCAGCGGACAGCTTGCAAATAAATTAAATGTTACAAGAGCAGCACTTAGACCAGATTTAGCTATACTTACCATGACAGGTATATTAGAGGCAAAGCCTAAGGTGGGATATATATATTCTAAAAAACCTTCATACAGTTTAATATATGACTATATTATGAATATAAAGGTAAAGGATATAATGTCAAAACCTGTAATGCTGGATGAAAATACTACAGTGTATGATGCCATAGTATACTTATTTTTAAATGATGTAGGAACTTTATTTATAGAGAATAAGGGAGTTCTTACAGGAGCTGTTTCAAGGAAGGATTTTTTAAAGATAGCTATAGGAAGTAGTGATATGCATAAAATACCAGTGGGAATAATAATGACTAGAATGCCTAACATTGTGTTTGTAGAAAAAGAAAATGCTGCGTACCTGGCAGCTCAGAAGATAATGGAACATGAGGTGGATAGCCTTCCCGTGGTAGAGAGATCCTATGATGAATCAAATAATGAAATTCTTAAAATTATAGGAAAAGTTTCGAAGACAAATATAACAAGACTTTTTGTAAAAATAGGGGAAAATAAATAG
- the ppdK gene encoding pyruvate, phosphate dikinase — translation MENKKYVYLFNEGNASMKNLLGGKGANLAEMTNLGIPVPAGFTISTEACIKYYEDGKVISSYIIDQIYASLKGIEGITGKKFGSVENPLLVSVRSGARVSMPGMMDTILNLGLNDDTVKGLAKLTGNERFAYDSYRRFIQMFSDVVKGIEKRKFEDILEDTKDAKGVEFDKDLDSSDLINIIKKFKELYRDEIGKDFPQEPKQQLIQSVTAVFDSWENPRAVVYRRLNDISGKWGTAVNVQSMVFGNMGETSGTGVAFTRNPATGEKSIFGEYLINAQGEDVVAGIRTPEPITKLKEDLPECYSEFMDIAQKLENHYKDMQDMEFTIEQGTLYFLQTRNGKRTAQSALKIAVDMVEEGLITREEAILKVEPKQLDTLLHPNFHSEELKKATVIAKGLPASPGAACGKIYFTAEDAKRHHDEGEKVILVRLETSPEDIEGMAASEGILTIRGGMTSHAAVVARGMGICCVAGCGGLIIDESTKSLRTPNKVYKEGDYISLDGSTGNVYGESIKTVSPEISGYFEIFMEWADNIRYLKVRTNADTPRDAKQAIEFGAEGIGLCRTEHMFFDEDRIAEVREMIVSKTEEQRRKALSKLLPRQKGDFIGIYEAMEDKPVTIRFLDPPLHEFLPTETEDIKNLAQDMGISFQELKDTIDSLHEFNPMMGHRGCRLTVSYPEIAEMQTRAIIEAAIDVKKRKGYNIVPEIMIPLVGEIKELKYVKDIVVKVADEIIQKEKVDLKYKVGTMIEIPRAALTADEIAKEAEFFSFGTNDLTQMTFGFSRDDAGKFLNDYYEKKVYEFDPFEKLDQIGVGKLVEMSVELGKKTRPDIHLGICGEHGGDPSSVEFFHNVGLDYVSCSPFRVPVARLAAAQAQVKHPRPSSK, via the coding sequence ATGGAAAATAAAAAGTATGTGTATCTCTTTAATGAAGGAAATGCCAGTATGAAAAATTTATTGGGAGGTAAAGGAGCTAATTTAGCTGAAATGACAAATTTAGGAATACCCGTTCCCGCTGGCTTTACTATATCTACAGAAGCATGTATTAAGTATTATGAAGATGGAAAAGTAATATCATCTTATATTATAGATCAAATTTATGCCTCATTGAAAGGTATAGAAGGGATTACAGGTAAAAAATTTGGAAGTGTAGAAAATCCACTTTTAGTTTCAGTAAGATCGGGAGCTAGGGTTTCCATGCCTGGAATGATGGATACTATACTGAATTTGGGGTTAAATGATGATACTGTAAAAGGTTTAGCCAAGTTAACTGGCAATGAAAGATTTGCTTACGATTCTTATAGAAGGTTTATTCAGATGTTTTCCGATGTAGTCAAAGGTATTGAGAAGAGGAAATTTGAGGATATACTAGAAGATACCAAAGATGCAAAAGGTGTTGAGTTCGACAAGGATTTAGATTCATCTGATTTAATTAATATAATTAAAAAGTTTAAAGAGCTTTATAGAGATGAAATAGGGAAAGATTTTCCACAGGAACCTAAGCAGCAGTTAATTCAGTCTGTTACAGCTGTTTTTGACTCTTGGGAAAATCCAAGAGCTGTAGTTTATAGAAGACTTAATGATATTTCAGGAAAATGGGGAACTGCAGTAAATGTTCAATCCATGGTATTTGGAAATATGGGAGAAACTTCAGGCACGGGAGTTGCATTTACAAGAAATCCTGCTACAGGAGAAAAATCCATATTTGGGGAATATCTTATAAATGCACAGGGAGAAGATGTAGTTGCAGGTATAAGAACGCCAGAACCTATAACTAAGTTAAAAGAGGATCTTCCAGAGTGTTATTCAGAGTTTATGGATATAGCTCAAAAGTTGGAAAACCACTATAAGGATATGCAGGATATGGAGTTCACCATAGAACAGGGTACTTTGTATTTCCTTCAGACCAGAAATGGAAAAAGAACAGCTCAGTCTGCTCTTAAAATAGCAGTGGATATGGTAGAAGAAGGTCTTATTACTAGAGAAGAAGCAATACTTAAAGTGGAGCCTAAACAATTGGATACTCTGCTTCATCCTAATTTTCACAGTGAGGAATTGAAAAAGGCAACTGTAATAGCTAAAGGGCTTCCAGCATCTCCGGGAGCTGCTTGTGGCAAAATATATTTTACAGCAGAAGATGCCAAAAGGCACCATGATGAAGGTGAAAAAGTAATACTTGTAAGACTTGAAACATCTCCAGAGGATATTGAAGGAATGGCAGCTTCAGAAGGAATACTTACCATTAGAGGAGGAATGACATCTCATGCTGCTGTTGTAGCCAGAGGTATGGGAATCTGTTGTGTAGCTGGATGCGGCGGCCTAATCATAGATGAAAGTACCAAAAGCCTGCGAACCCCCAATAAAGTTTATAAAGAGGGAGACTACATATCATTAGATGGAAGTACCGGAAATGTATATGGAGAATCTATAAAAACAGTATCACCTGAGATATCTGGATATTTTGAAATTTTTATGGAATGGGCAGATAATATAAGGTATTTAAAGGTTAGGACAAATGCGGATACACCAAGGGATGCTAAACAGGCTATTGAATTTGGAGCTGAAGGAATAGGGCTCTGCAGAACAGAGCATATGTTTTTTGATGAAGACAGAATAGCGGAAGTAAGAGAAATGATAGTGTCAAAAACAGAAGAACAGAGAAGAAAAGCATTAAGTAAACTGCTTCCGAGACAAAAGGGAGACTTTATTGGAATATATGAAGCTATGGAAGATAAACCTGTAACAATTAGATTTTTAGATCCACCATTACATGAATTCCTACCAACTGAAACTGAGGATATAAAAAATCTAGCCCAGGACATGGGTATAAGCTTTCAGGAGCTAAAAGACACCATAGACTCACTGCATGAATTTAATCCTATGATGGGACATAGAGGTTGTAGATTGACTGTTTCATATCCTGAAATAGCAGAGATGCAAACTAGAGCCATAATTGAAGCTGCTATAGATGTTAAGAAAAGAAAAGGGTATAATATAGTACCTGAAATAATGATACCTCTTGTAGGAGAAATAAAAGAGTTAAAATATGTTAAAGATATAGTTGTAAAAGTAGCAGATGAAATAATACAAAAAGAAAAAGTAGATTTAAAGTATAAAGTTGGAACTATGATAGAAATTCCTAGGGCTGCCCTTACAGCAGATGAAATAGCAAAAGAAGCGGAATTCTTTTCATTTGGTACTAATGATTTAACCCAAATGACTTTTGGATTCTCAAGAGATGATGCGGGCAAATTCCTAAATGATTACTACGAAAAGAAAGTGTATGAGTTTGATCCTTTTGAAAAATTAGATCAGATTGGAGTAGGAAAGCTGGTTGAAATGTCTGTGGAGTTAGGTAAGAAAACAAGGCCGGATATACATCTTGGAATATGTGGAGAACATGGAGGAGATCCTTCTTCAGTAGAATTTTTCCACAATGTAGGGCTTGATTATGTATCTTGTTCTCCTTTTAGAGTTCCAGTAGCAAGATTAGCAGCAGCACAGGCTCAGGTAAAACATCCAAGACCAAGTTCAAAGTAA
- a CDS encoding NAD(P)-dependent oxidoreductase, with protein sequence MKILIIGSKNRYLRYMPNIKFVQDCEKVYIPRDYSQTEILDRAKNANAIIIDAIAKLPEEIIDQMPNLKIIQSEGVAYNGIDYRAAKQRGIYVCNCKGANASSVAEQTILLMLALLRSMVIADRIEREGHQIELKEHLMLEGITELGDCKIGLIGFGDIAKATAKRLAPFGCKIFYYTKQPKSHDVEKEFQVSYLGRKELVSSCDIVSIHCPVTPETTDMVNTEFLSHMKHSSYLINTARGEIVDNQALYNAIVSEQISGAGLDTVYPEPTTKDNVLLNLPGKYAERIIFSPHIGGITTSFFRRAHAFGWNNVAKALKGERPEFIVNGL encoded by the coding sequence ATGAAGATATTAATTATTGGAAGCAAAAACCGATATCTAAGATATATGCCAAATATAAAATTCGTACAAGACTGCGAAAAAGTCTATATACCAAGAGATTATTCTCAGACAGAAATTTTGGATCGAGCAAAGAATGCCAATGCAATCATTATTGATGCTATTGCAAAACTACCCGAAGAAATAATTGATCAGATGCCGAACCTCAAAATTATACAGTCAGAGGGAGTAGCCTATAACGGAATCGATTATCGGGCGGCAAAGCAAAGAGGTATATATGTCTGCAATTGTAAAGGTGCGAATGCAAGTTCTGTAGCAGAACAAACCATCCTCCTTATGCTGGCACTACTCCGAAGTATGGTTATCGCTGATCGAATTGAACGTGAAGGGCATCAAATCGAATTGAAGGAACATTTGATGCTGGAAGGTATCACGGAACTGGGCGACTGTAAAATTGGTCTGATTGGATTTGGCGATATTGCCAAGGCGACAGCAAAACGGTTGGCTCCATTCGGTTGCAAAATTTTTTACTATACGAAACAGCCGAAATCGCATGATGTGGAAAAAGAATTTCAAGTTTCCTATTTAGGAAGAAAGGAACTGGTTAGTAGCTGCGATATTGTTAGTATTCATTGTCCGGTGACTCCAGAAACTACTGATATGGTTAACACTGAATTTTTATCCCACATGAAGCATAGTTCTTATCTGATTAATACTGCGCGGGGAGAAATTGTGGATAACCAAGCGTTGTATAATGCCATAGTTTCTGAACAAATCAGTGGGGCAGGCTTGGATACGGTTTATCCAGAACCGACCACCAAGGATAATGTTCTACTGAATCTTCCGGGAAAATATGCGGAGCGAATTATTTTTTCACCTCATATAGGTGGTATCACGACGAGCTTTTTCCGCCGTGCCCATGCCTTTGGCTGGAACAATGTAGCAAAAGCTTTGAAAGGTGAAAGACCGGAATTTATTGTGAATGGATTATAA
- a CDS encoding ISAs1 family transposase: MKNIYDMYDFLESLKDIDDPRQFKKVRYPMNEVVGMVLIASLGNGNEWTEIEVFCKLHETFLKRYFKLENGVPSHDTFQRVIGMIEPNVMQQLQSTWNECISKNDGENIKKILNIDGKTMRGSKTEYKNALHIVSAWCVVVSFHAFVLVIFLF; encoded by the coding sequence ATGAAGAATATTTATGATATGTATGATTTTTTGGAGTCACTGAAAGATATAGATGATCCAAGACAATTTAAGAAAGTAAGATACCCCATGAATGAAGTTGTGGGAATGGTTTTAATTGCATCTTTAGGAAATGGAAATGAGTGGACTGAAATAGAGGTGTTTTGTAAATTACATGAAACATTTTTAAAAAGGTATTTTAAGTTAGAAAATGGTGTTCCATCACATGATACTTTCCAAAGAGTAATAGGAATGATAGAACCCAATGTAATGCAACAGCTTCAATCTACCTGGAATGAATGTATATCCAAAAATGATGGTGAGAACATAAAAAAAATACTTAACATAGATGGAAAAACTATGAGAGGAAGTAAGACTGAATATAAAAACGCACTACACATAGTGTCAGCCTGGTGTGTAGTTGTAAGTTTTCATGCGTTTGTCCTGGTTATATTTCTCTTTTAA
- a CDS encoding DUF2268 domain-containing putative Zn-dependent protease (predicted Zn-dependent protease with a strongly conserved HExxH motif), which translates to MKLEIMTVYKNLDGYILEMEKDHANYEVLWDKYAIQPYWEKISQWAPCDMSDRKPKAIKDIGKLKQQIKLMQKMNLDIIKSEFTKIVSELPNYDDDTIVIAIYPLDDENITVKEQQNGVQGINVFGNILIQVNPFAENYLGWIPYVFAHEYHHSVWGNYWHVIHRGCTGSLIEAMLIDGQADIFAKSLNPTLNPTWIYQISKKQEKELWNNHYCKLLYETDFDYIKYMFGSGEAGIPWCAGYFFGYKIIDSFRKLHPQISVKDMLEMSSEEIFAMSNYHEIHGFN; encoded by the coding sequence ATGAAATTAGAGATAATGACGGTCTACAAAAATTTGGATGGTTATATTTTAGAAATGGAAAAAGATCATGCAAATTATGAGGTGTTATGGGATAAATATGCCATTCAGCCTTATTGGGAGAAAATTAGTCAATGGGCACCATGTGATATGTCTGATCGAAAACCAAAAGCAATAAAGGATATAGGCAAATTGAAACAACAAATCAAGTTAATGCAGAAGATGAATCTTGATATAATTAAAAGTGAATTTACAAAGATAGTGAGTGAACTTCCTAATTATGATGATGACACAATAGTAATTGCAATTTATCCATTAGATGATGAAAATATTACTGTTAAAGAACAGCAAAATGGTGTACAAGGGATTAATGTATTTGGTAATATTCTGATTCAGGTCAATCCTTTTGCTGAAAATTATTTGGGATGGATTCCATATGTATTTGCTCATGAATATCATCATAGTGTATGGGGAAATTATTGGCATGTGATTCATAGAGGATGTACGGGAAGTTTAATAGAAGCAATGTTAATAGATGGGCAAGCAGATATATTTGCAAAAAGCCTCAATCCTACATTAAATCCAACATGGATTTACCAAATATCTAAGAAACAAGAAAAGGAATTGTGGAATAATCATTATTGTAAGTTGTTATATGAGACTGATTTTGATTATATAAAATATATGTTTGGCAGTGGTGAAGCAGGAATACCATGGTGTGCAGGATATTTTTTTGGATATAAAATTATCGATAGTTTTAGAAAACTTCATCCACAAATTAGTGTTAAAGACATGCTTGAAATGAGTTCAGAGGAAATTTTCGCTATGAGTAATTATCATGAAATCCATGGTTTTAATTAA
- a CDS encoding prephenate dehydratase translates to MNEIAVLGPSGTFSEFAAKKYIKKFNKNTKIVLYPTIKKVFDAIGKECELGIVPIENTLDGYVQITLDLLSQMNLYIINELVIPVQFSFVSNNLNVSHIKKIYVQFKTQGQCYNFLDQFTEVKIITTASNGESFEKAKKGILEESAIIPRHILNAENRFPFSIENVTDSENNETRFIVISKNIIKYDINKSYKTSVIVMDAADDKPGMLSKILNEFSEKNINLTSIMSRPTRRALGKYYFFIDIEGHYPKEKNIKQVIDKISENNTVKILGSYSMI, encoded by the coding sequence ATGAATGAAATTGCTGTGCTTGGACCATCAGGCACTTTTAGTGAATTTGCAGCAAAGAAATACATTAAGAAATTTAATAAAAATACAAAAATAGTTCTTTATCCTACTATAAAAAAAGTTTTTGATGCTATTGGCAAGGAATGTGAATTAGGAATTGTACCTATTGAAAATACTCTTGATGGATATGTGCAAATTACGCTGGATTTACTTTCACAGATGAATTTATACATAATAAATGAACTTGTCATTCCGGTTCAATTTTCTTTTGTCAGTAATAATTTGAATGTATCTCATATCAAAAAAATATATGTTCAGTTTAAAACTCAAGGACAATGTTATAATTTTTTAGATCAATTTACTGAAGTTAAAATTATAACAACTGCGAGTAATGGGGAATCCTTTGAAAAGGCAAAGAAAGGTATTTTGGAAGAGTCTGCCATAATTCCGAGACATATACTAAACGCAGAAAATAGATTTCCTTTCAGCATTGAAAATGTAACTGATTCAGAAAATAATGAAACAAGATTTATTGTGATTTCAAAAAATATTATAAAATATGATATTAATAAAAGTTATAAAACTTCAGTAATTGTCATGGATGCTGCAGACGATAAACCTGGAATGCTTTCGAAAATTTTAAATGAATTTTCTGAGAAAAATATTAATCTGACTTCAATAATGTCACGTCCAACTAGAAGAGCACTTGGCAAGTATTATTTTTTTATTGATATTGAGGGACATTATCCAAAAGAAAAAAATATTAAGCAAGTAATTGATAAGATAAGTGAAAACAATACAGTTAAAATTCTTGGCTCTTATTCGATGATTTAA
- a CDS encoding AAA family ATPase, giving the protein MDSVKYNQYLRCVKLCREKIHSFSKYPYCLSAVKDLSMLEFHPKVTYIVGENGTGKSTILEAIAVAYGFNPEGGTRNFNFSTKDTHSDLYRNLKLVKGVKRPNDGFFLRAESFYNVATNIDEIDASSSYGGISLHLQSHGESFLSVIGNRFSGNGLYILDEPEAALSPSKQMSLIVIMNKLIQKKSQFIIATHSPIIMSYPDSIIYELSDGIKEVKYKDTEHYKITKAFLDRPEKMLEMLLFEE; this is encoded by the coding sequence ATGGATTCAGTGAAATATAATCAATATTTAAGGTGCGTTAAATTATGTAGAGAAAAAATACACTCATTTTCTAAATATCCATATTGCTTATCAGCCGTAAAGGATTTATCTATGTTGGAATTTCATCCAAAAGTAACATATATAGTAGGAGAAAATGGTACGGGTAAATCAACAATACTTGAGGCTATTGCGGTGGCATATGGATTTAACCCAGAAGGTGGAACAAGAAATTTTAACTTTTCAACAAAAGATACTCATTCAGATTTATATAGGAATCTTAAATTAGTTAAAGGGGTCAAAAGACCTAATGATGGTTTTTTCTTGAGAGCAGAAAGCTTTTATAATGTAGCAACAAATATAGATGAGATAGATGCTTCTAGTTCATATGGAGGTATTTCACTACATTTACAATCTCATGGGGAATCTTTTTTATCAGTTATTGGGAATAGATTTAGTGGAAATGGTTTATATATTTTAGACGAACCAGAAGCAGCATTGTCACCTTCAAAACAAATGTCCCTGATTGTTATAATGAATAAATTAATACAGAAGAAGTCTCAATTTATAATAGCTACTCATTCTCCTATAATAATGTCTTATCCAGATTCAATAATTTATGAATTAAGTGATGGAATAAAAGAAGTGAAGTACAAGGATACTGAACATTATAAGATTACAAAAGCCTTTCTTGATAGACCTGAAAAAATGTTAGAGATGCTTTTATTTGAAGAATAA
- a CDS encoding class I SAM-dependent methyltransferase yields MTEFWESSFIQNQMMWGFEPSDSAILTKDFFLEKNIKDILIPGIGYGRNAKVFIDNGINVTGIEISKTAVDLARQNGLNISIFYGSVTDMPFDNKLYDGIFCYALIHLLNNHERDKFIKDCYNQLKPNGYMIFTTISKEAPMFGKGKQLGKDYFEIMEGVKMFFYDSDSIKQEFGKYGLIEFSEIVEPHKNVENKPPFKFIMVRCQKEL; encoded by the coding sequence ATGACAGAATTCTGGGAATCAAGTTTTATACAAAATCAAATGATGTGGGGATTTGAACCTTCAGACTCCGCAATCTTAACAAAGGACTTTTTCCTTGAAAAGAATATTAAGGACATATTGATACCAGGTATTGGATATGGCAGAAATGCAAAGGTTTTTATTGACAACGGAATAAATGTAACGGGTATTGAGATTTCAAAAACAGCCGTTGATTTGGCGAGGCAAAATGGGCTTAATATTAGTATTTTTTATGGTTCAGTAACTGATATGCCTTTTGATAACAAACTTTATGACGGTATATTTTGTTATGCACTTATTCACTTATTGAATAATCATGAGAGAGATAAGTTTATTAAAGATTGCTATAATCAGTTAAAGCCAAACGGATATATGATTTTTACTACTATTTCAAAAGAAGCCCCAATGTTTGGAAAAGGCAAACAACTGGGTAAAGACTATTTCGAGATAATGGAAGGGGTAAAAATGTTTTTTTATGATTCTGACTCGATAAAACAGGAATTCGGAAAATATGGACTAATAGAATTTTCGGAAATTGTTGAGCCACATAAGAATGTGGAAAATAAACCTCCATTTAAATTTATAATGGTAAGATGTCAAAAAGAACTATAA